A stretch of Triticum aestivum cultivar Chinese Spring chromosome 1D, IWGSC CS RefSeq v2.1, whole genome shotgun sequence DNA encodes these proteins:
- the LOC123179858 gene encoding acetylserotonin O-methyltransferase 1: protein MSSHVQEDELAMSSDELLQAQLELYHHSFVYVKSMALGAATDLRIADAIHLRGGAATLSDLAAHTGIHPTKFSHLRRLMRVLTTSGIFSADVKARGDTVYKLTRVSRLLVGAGGESSRRRDLSPMVGVFVNPVAIAALFSIREWFTDENSAASSSLFEMAHGCTRWEMIAKDAGEGRVFNAGMAADSCLSMEILLKECSSVFGSLGSSLVDVGGAHGTAAAVVAKAFPHVKCTVLDLPRVVAGAPAHANLTFVPGDMFEYIPPADTVLLKWVLHDWPDEDCIKILRQCKKAIPTRDAGGKVIIMDMVVGSQGLQQETVSNEAEVLFDVFIMHIDGIQREEHEWRKIFFEAGFSDYKITPVTGIRSIIEVYP, encoded by the exons ATGTCGTCCCACGTCCAGGAAGATGAGCTCGCCATGAGCAGCGATGAGTTGCTCCAAGCTCAGCTCGAGCTCTACCACCACTCCTTCGTCTATGTCAAGTCCATGGCGCTCGGTGCCGCCACCGATCTGCGCATCGCCGACGCCATCCACCTTAGGGGAGGTGCTGCCACCTTGTCTGATCTTGCCGCCCATACAGGGATCCACCCGACGAAGTTCTCCCACCTCCGGAGGCTCATGCGCGTGCTCACCACCTCGGGCATCTTCTCCGCCGACGTCAAGGCTAGAGGCGACACCGTGTACAAGCTCACCCGGGTCTCTCGCCTCCTTGTTGGTGCTGGTGGCGAGAGCTCGCGCCGCCGTGACCTGTCTCCAATGGTTGGCGTGTTTGTCAACCCGGTCGCCATCGCTGCTCTCTTTAGCATACGCGAGTGGTTCACCGACGAAAACAGCGCCGCCTCATCGTCTCTCTTCGAGATGGCGCATGGTTGTACACGGTGGGAGATGATAGCAAAGGACGCCGGCGAGGGTCGCGTGTTCAATGCCGGCATGGCCGCAGACAGCTGCCTCAGTATGGAGATCCTCCTAAAAGAGTGCAGCAGCGTCTTCGGATCCCTAGGCAGCTCACTGGTCGATGTCGGTGGCGCCCATGGCACTGCTGCTGCGGTCGTTGCCAAGGCATTCCCACACGTCAAGTGTACCGTGCTGGACCTCCCTCGCGTCGTCGCTGGGGCTCCTGCCCATGCTAATTTAACCTTCGTCCCCGGCGACATGTTTGAGTACATCCCGCCGGCGGACACCGTTCTACTCAAG TGGGTTTTGCATGATTGGCCAGACGAAGATTGCATCAAGATACTGCGCCAGTGCAAGAAAGCAATCCCGACAAGGGACGCTGGAGGGAAGGTGATAATCATGGATATGGTGGTCGGATCTCAAGGGCTGCAGCAGGAAACCGTGTCCAATGAGGCGGAGGTTTTGTTCGATGTCTTCATAATGCATATCGACGGGATCCAGCGAGAGGAGCATGAGTGGAGGAAGATTTTCTTTGAAGCTGGGTTCAGCGACTACAAGATTACACCCGTGACGGGAATTCGCTCAATTATTGAAGTCTACCCTTAA
- the LOC123179857 gene encoding serine/arginine-rich splicing factor SR45 isoform X1, with translation MAGRRSRSPSLSSSPSSRSLSSFSSVSSPSRSRSPPDRGRRRSASRAAGTPPPAPPVGLSLLALFPRSSSAARRGRSPPPPREGAKGGRSTSPSPPPKKPSPPPPAPRKPSPAPVPDESSLVLLVSRLSRNVTEGHLREIFENYGEVVNVELSMDKAVNLPRGYGYVEFKMRADAEKALLYMDGAQIDGNVVKVKFAPAPGQKAAVSLPKALPHPPKRDVPETDTLVPNAEKATQQRPRESSTQRKPAQSPQRRPAPGGRVDSPRRRPDSPPIHPWKDPPPFRRGRTPPSLRPGYPVRRRSPSPPPRRFRSPRRFSPRRGYVSPVRRRSPFAPRRMTPPMRMRSPPRRLPPPYRRSRSPIRRPIRSLSRSISPVRGRAAPVRRGRSSSSFSESPTPPRRGAGRVLRSRSPQRSFRGRRRSASSFSNSSGSSSPIRR, from the exons ATGGCGGGCCGCCGCTCCCGCTccccctcgctctcctcctccccgtcctcccgctccctctcctccttctcctcggtCTCCTCCCCGTCCCGCAGCCGCTCCCCTCCCGACCGCGGCCGCCGCAGGTCAGCCAGCCGCGCCGCCGGAACTCCCCCACCCGCCCCCCCCGTCGGTCTCTCATTGCTTGCTCTGTTTCCTCGCAGCTCGTCCGCCGCGCGGAggggccgctcgccgccgccgccgcgagaggGGGCCAAGGGAGGCCGGTCGACCTCTCCTTCGCCGCCGCCCAAGAAaccctcgcctccccctccggcaCCGAGGAAGCCCTCCCCTGCTCCGGTCCCCGACGAGTCGTCGCTCGTCCTCCTCGTCAGCCGCCTCTCCCGCAATGTCACCGAGGGCCATCTCAGGGAGATCTTCG AGAACTATGGCGAAGTCGTCAATGTGGAGCTGTCCATGGATAAGGCG GTCAATCTGCCTCGTGGGTACGGATACGTTGAGTTCAAGATGAGAGCTGATGCCGAGAAGGCGCTTCTTTACATGGATGGT gCTCAAATTGATGGGAATGTTGTTAAAGTGAAATTCGCACCTGCACCGGGCCAAAAAGCTGCTGTTTCTTTGCCGAAGGCTCTTCCCCATCCCCCCAAAAGAGATGTGCCTGAGACTGATACACTTGTTCCTAATGCTGAGAAGGCCACTCAGCAGCGACCCAGGGAAT CATCTACTCAAAGGAAACCAGCTCAGTCTCCACAAAGGCGACCTGCTCCAGGCGGAAGGGTTGACTCACCTAGGCGGCGCCCTGATTCACCACCAATTCACCCCTGGAAAGATCCTCCTCCATTCAGGCGTGGCAGAACACCTCCTAGCCTGAGACCAGGATATCCAGTTCGAAGACGGTCTCCCTCTCCACCCCCTCGAAGGTTCAGATCACCAAGGCG CTTTTCACCCAGAAGAGGTTATGTTAGTCCAGTCCGAAGACGTTCTCCGTTCGCTCCTAGAAGGAT GACACCTCCAATGCGGATGAGAAGTCCTCCCAGAAGGCTGCCACCTCCTTATCGTCGTAGTAGATCTCCCATTCGTCGACCAATTCGCTCCCTTTCCAGATCAATTTCTCCTGTCAG GGGTCGAGCCGCTCCTGTGAGGCGTGGGCGGTCATCCTCGTCATTTTCTGAATCACCAACGCCGCCAAGAAGG GGAGCCGGAAGGGTACTGAGAAGTCGCAGCCCTCAAAG GTCCTTTAGAGGGAGACGGAGAAGTGCCTCTAGCTTCAGCAATAGTAGTGGTTCGTCCTCCCCTATCCGCCGTTAG
- the LOC123179857 gene encoding serine/arginine-rich splicing factor SR45 isoform X3, which translates to MAGRRSRSPSLSSSPSSRSLSSFSSVSSPSRSRSPPDRGRRSSSAARRGRSPPPPREGAKGGRSTSPSPPPKKPSPPPPAPRKPSPAPVPDESSLVLLVSRLSRNVTEGHLREIFENYGEVVNVELSMDKAVNLPRGYGYVEFKMRADAEKALLYMDGAQIDGNVVKVKFAPAPGQKAAVSLPKALPHPPKRDVPETDTLVPNAEKATQQRPRESSTQRKPAQSPQRRPAPGGRVDSPRRRPDSPPIHPWKDPPPFRRGRTPPSLRPGYPVRRRSPSPPPRRFRSPRRFSPRRGYVSPVRRRSPFAPRRMTPPMRMRSPPRRLPPPYRRSRSPIRRPIRSLSRSISPVRGRAAPVRRGRSSSSFSESPTPPRRGAGRVLRSRSPQRSFRGRRRSASSFSNSSGSSSPIRR; encoded by the exons ATGGCGGGCCGCCGCTCCCGCTccccctcgctctcctcctccccgtcctcccgctccctctcctccttctcctcggtCTCCTCCCCGTCCCGCAGCCGCTCCCCTCCCGACCGCGGCCGCCGCAG CTCGTCCGCCGCGCGGAggggccgctcgccgccgccgccgcgagaggGGGCCAAGGGAGGCCGGTCGACCTCTCCTTCGCCGCCGCCCAAGAAaccctcgcctccccctccggcaCCGAGGAAGCCCTCCCCTGCTCCGGTCCCCGACGAGTCGTCGCTCGTCCTCCTCGTCAGCCGCCTCTCCCGCAATGTCACCGAGGGCCATCTCAGGGAGATCTTCG AGAACTATGGCGAAGTCGTCAATGTGGAGCTGTCCATGGATAAGGCG GTCAATCTGCCTCGTGGGTACGGATACGTTGAGTTCAAGATGAGAGCTGATGCCGAGAAGGCGCTTCTTTACATGGATGGT gCTCAAATTGATGGGAATGTTGTTAAAGTGAAATTCGCACCTGCACCGGGCCAAAAAGCTGCTGTTTCTTTGCCGAAGGCTCTTCCCCATCCCCCCAAAAGAGATGTGCCTGAGACTGATACACTTGTTCCTAATGCTGAGAAGGCCACTCAGCAGCGACCCAGGGAAT CATCTACTCAAAGGAAACCAGCTCAGTCTCCACAAAGGCGACCTGCTCCAGGCGGAAGGGTTGACTCACCTAGGCGGCGCCCTGATTCACCACCAATTCACCCCTGGAAAGATCCTCCTCCATTCAGGCGTGGCAGAACACCTCCTAGCCTGAGACCAGGATATCCAGTTCGAAGACGGTCTCCCTCTCCACCCCCTCGAAGGTTCAGATCACCAAGGCG CTTTTCACCCAGAAGAGGTTATGTTAGTCCAGTCCGAAGACGTTCTCCGTTCGCTCCTAGAAGGAT GACACCTCCAATGCGGATGAGAAGTCCTCCCAGAAGGCTGCCACCTCCTTATCGTCGTAGTAGATCTCCCATTCGTCGACCAATTCGCTCCCTTTCCAGATCAATTTCTCCTGTCAG GGGTCGAGCCGCTCCTGTGAGGCGTGGGCGGTCATCCTCGTCATTTTCTGAATCACCAACGCCGCCAAGAAGG GGAGCCGGAAGGGTACTGAGAAGTCGCAGCCCTCAAAG GTCCTTTAGAGGGAGACGGAGAAGTGCCTCTAGCTTCAGCAATAGTAGTGGTTCGTCCTCCCCTATCCGCCGTTAG
- the LOC123179857 gene encoding serine/arginine-rich splicing factor SR45 isoform X2 — protein MAGRRSRSPSLSSSPSSRSLSSFSSVSSPSRSRSPPDRGRRRSASRAAGTPPPAPPVGLSLLALFPRSSSAARRGRSPPPPREGAKGGRSTSPSPPPKKPSPPPPAPRKPSPAPVPDESSLVLLVSRLSRNVTEGHLREIFENYGEVVNVELSMDKAVNLPRGYGYVEFKMRADAEKALLYMDGAQIDGNVVKVKFAPAPGQKAAVSLPKALPHPPKRDVPETDTLVPNAEKATQQRPRESSTQRKPAQSPQRRPAPGGRVDSPRRRPDSPPIHPWKDPPPFRRGRTPPSLRPGYPVRRRSPSPPPRRFRSPRRFSPRRGYVSPVRRRSPFAPRRMTPPMRMRSPPRRLPPPYRRSRSPIRRPIRSLSRSISPVRGRAAPVRRGRSSSSFSESPTPPRRGAGRVLRSRSPQR, from the exons ATGGCGGGCCGCCGCTCCCGCTccccctcgctctcctcctccccgtcctcccgctccctctcctccttctcctcggtCTCCTCCCCGTCCCGCAGCCGCTCCCCTCCCGACCGCGGCCGCCGCAGGTCAGCCAGCCGCGCCGCCGGAACTCCCCCACCCGCCCCCCCCGTCGGTCTCTCATTGCTTGCTCTGTTTCCTCGCAGCTCGTCCGCCGCGCGGAggggccgctcgccgccgccgccgcgagaggGGGCCAAGGGAGGCCGGTCGACCTCTCCTTCGCCGCCGCCCAAGAAaccctcgcctccccctccggcaCCGAGGAAGCCCTCCCCTGCTCCGGTCCCCGACGAGTCGTCGCTCGTCCTCCTCGTCAGCCGCCTCTCCCGCAATGTCACCGAGGGCCATCTCAGGGAGATCTTCG AGAACTATGGCGAAGTCGTCAATGTGGAGCTGTCCATGGATAAGGCG GTCAATCTGCCTCGTGGGTACGGATACGTTGAGTTCAAGATGAGAGCTGATGCCGAGAAGGCGCTTCTTTACATGGATGGT gCTCAAATTGATGGGAATGTTGTTAAAGTGAAATTCGCACCTGCACCGGGCCAAAAAGCTGCTGTTTCTTTGCCGAAGGCTCTTCCCCATCCCCCCAAAAGAGATGTGCCTGAGACTGATACACTTGTTCCTAATGCTGAGAAGGCCACTCAGCAGCGACCCAGGGAAT CATCTACTCAAAGGAAACCAGCTCAGTCTCCACAAAGGCGACCTGCTCCAGGCGGAAGGGTTGACTCACCTAGGCGGCGCCCTGATTCACCACCAATTCACCCCTGGAAAGATCCTCCTCCATTCAGGCGTGGCAGAACACCTCCTAGCCTGAGACCAGGATATCCAGTTCGAAGACGGTCTCCCTCTCCACCCCCTCGAAGGTTCAGATCACCAAGGCG CTTTTCACCCAGAAGAGGTTATGTTAGTCCAGTCCGAAGACGTTCTCCGTTCGCTCCTAGAAGGAT GACACCTCCAATGCGGATGAGAAGTCCTCCCAGAAGGCTGCCACCTCCTTATCGTCGTAGTAGATCTCCCATTCGTCGACCAATTCGCTCCCTTTCCAGATCAATTTCTCCTGTCAG GGGTCGAGCCGCTCCTGTGAGGCGTGGGCGGTCATCCTCGTCATTTTCTGAATCACCAACGCCGCCAAGAAGG GGAGCCGGAAGGGTACTGAGAAGTCGCAGCCCTCAAAGGTAG